A genomic window from Castor canadensis chromosome 18, mCasCan1.hap1v2, whole genome shotgun sequence includes:
- the Ssh1 gene encoding protein phosphatase Slingshot homolog 1 isoform X2: MDAFHHEMLGQGPFQSKISEKDECHKSHLLFGWDHRLRRTLLLPWKSPQPHPHLPCPVGSGRQGLASTSCFRRGIEHVNSAVMDLFYVSDFCIFLRPARYLCCSEASSPNYLSESFFMVKGAALFLQQGCSPQGHRSLQHPHRHAGDLPQHLQVMINLLRCEDRIKLAVRLESAWTDRVRYMVVVYSSGRQDTEENILLGVDFSSKESKSCTIGMVLRLWSDTKIHLDGDGGFSVSTAGRMHIFKPVSVQAMWSALQVLHKACEVARRHNYFPGGVALIWATYYESCICSEQSCINEWNAMQDLESTRPDSPALFVDKPTEGERTERLIKAKLRSIMMTQDLENVTSKEIRNELEKQMNCNLKEFKEFIDNEMLLILGQMDKPSLIFDHLYLGSEWNASNLEELQGSGVDYILNVTREIDNFFPGLFAYHNIRVYDEETTDLLAHWNEAYHFINKAKRNHSKCLVHCKMGVSRSASTVIAYAMKEFGWPLEKAYNYVKQKRSIARPNAGFMRQLSEYEGILDASKQRHNKLWRQQTDSSLQQPVEDPAESSNFLPESLDDAPDTQPRCLDDTTRPGLPGSQAPGGPSLSCWFRRLSDPLTGPHEDPDSLVHLEDLERDALLEEATQPVDAPKLARHPQEGAGLCEKDTKKKLEFGSPKAQSDSLLQVEEMDREEVLRAGRWGRPAAQLNKSLLNQENLNNNNSKRSCPDDFEHDAMFGILNKVKPSYKSCADCMYPAASRVPEAFRERCEDPSTPAICTQPAFLPHVTSSPMAHASSRSRALEKPASGPGDTPPFLPPAGSRPDSSSSGAAPGLLAGLPAPSGETPKVLPESLLLKNLHCDKSPPNVEAVKEESPPKKDPKPAKDLRLLFSNEPEKPATSSYLMQHQESIIQLQKAGLVRKHTKELERLKSLPLDTVAGCRDGSTGRVEAGVPEEDQEPTALPGLAESEEKPEAVPAALEGASLKSLPSFLCRLDHTSNFSKDFLKTICYTPTSSSMSSNLTRSSSSDSIHSVRGKPGLVKQRTQEIEARLRLAGLTVSSPLKRSHSLAKLGSLNFSTEDLSSEADASTIADSQDAKGSESSFLHEAQATLRNPAVTAKPSGKSAPENLKKPVQMSKS; encoded by the exons CCTGAGCGAGAGCTTCTTCATGGTGAAAGGAGCAGCCCTCTTCTTGCAGCAGGGATGTAGCCCTCAGGGCCATCGGAGTCTTCAGCACCCTCACAGGCATGCAG GTGACCTGCCCCAACACCTGCAGGTGATGATCAACCTCCTGCGCTGTGAAGACAGAATCAAGCTG GCTGTGCGCCTGGAGAGCGCCTGGACGGACCGCGTCCGCTATATGGTTGTGGTGTACAGCAGTGGGCGCCAGGACACTGAGGAGAACATCTTGCTGGGAGTCGACTTCTCCAGTAAGGAAAG TAAAAGCTGCACCATTGGCATGGTTCTCCGGCTGTGGAGTGACACGAAGATCCACCTTGATGGAGACGG ggGGTTCAGCGTGAGCACAGCAGGAAGAATGCACATATTTAAGCCTGTATCTGTCCAGGCCATGTG GTCTGCCCTTCAAGTGCTTCACAAGGCCTGTGAGGTGGCACGGAGGCACAACTACTTCCCTGGGGGCGTGGCTCTCATCTGGGCCACCTACTACGAGAGCTGCATCTGTTCAGAGCAGAGTTGCATCAACGAGTGGAACGCCATGCAGGACCTGGAGTCCACGCGGCCCGACTCCCCGGCCCTGTTTGTCGACAA gCCGACTGAAGGGGAAAGAACTGAGCGTCTCATCAAAGCCAAACTCCGAAGCATCATGATGACCCAGGATCTTGAAAATGTGACTTCCAAAGAA ATCCGTAATGAATTGGAGAAACAGATGAACTGTAACTTGAAAGAATTCAAGGAATTCATCGACAATGAGATGCTCCTTATCTTGGGACAGATGGACAAGCCTTCTCTTATCTTTGATCATCTTTATCTA GGCTCTGAATGGAATGCGTCCAATCTGGAGGAACTGCAGGGCTCAGG GGTAGACTACATTTTAAATGTCACCAGAGAAATAGACAACTTCTTTCCGGGCTTGTTTGCGTATCATAACATCCGAGTCTATGACGAGGAGACCACAGACCTTCTTGCCCACTGGAATGAAGCATATCATTTTATAAACAAAGCAAA AAGGAACCATTCCAAATGCCTGGTCCACTGCAAAATGGGCGTCAGCCGATCTGCATCCACGGTCATAGCCTACGCAATGAAGGAATTTGGCTGGCCACTGGAGAAAGCGTACAACTACGTGAAGCAGAAGCGGAGCATCGCACGGCCCAACGCCGGCTTCATGAGGCAGCTGTCTGAGTATGAAGGCATCTTGGATGCTAG CAAACAGCGGCACAACAAGTTGTGGCGCCAGCAGACAGACAGCAGCCTCCAGCAGCCTGTGGAAGACCCTGCAGAGTCCAGCAACTTCTTGCCAGAGAGTCTGGATGATGCCCCGGACACCCAGCCGCGCTGTTTGGATGATACTACCCGGCCTGGACTCCCAGGAAGTCAGGCTCCAGGAGGACCCTCTCTCTCCTGCTGGTTCCGGAGACTCTCAGACCCCCTCACTGGCCCCCATGAGGACCCGGACAGCTTGGTCCACCTAGAGGATCTTGAGAGGGACGCCCTGCTGGAGGAAGCAACTCAGCCAGTGGATGCACCCAAGCTGGCCCGACATCCCCAGGAAGGTGCTGGACTCTGTGAGAAGGacacaaaaaagaaactagagtTTGGGAGCCCCAAAGCCCAGAGTGACTCCTTGCTCCAGGTGGAGGAGATGGACCGAGAAGAGGTCCTGAGAGCGGGGAGGTGGGGACGGCCCGCTGCTCAGCTTAATAAAAGTCTGCTCAACCAGGAGAACCTAAATAATAACAACAGCAAGAGGAGCTGTCCTGACGACTTTGAG CACGATGCTATGTTTGGGATCCTTAACAAAGTGAAGCCTTCCTACAAATCTTGTGCCGACTGCATGTACCCTGCAGCCAGTAGGGTTCCTGAGGCCTTCCGGGAACGATGTGAGGACCCAAGCACTCCTGCCATCTGCACCCAGCCAGCCTTCCTGCCCCATGTCACGTCTTCCCCTATGGCTCATGCGTCCAGCAGGTCCCGAGCTCTGGAGAAGCCAGCCTCTGGCCCAGGTGACACTCCCCCATTCCTACCACCAGCAGGTTCCAGGCCAGATAGCAGCAGCTCGGGGGCTGCCCCAGGGCTGCTGGCTGGCCTTCCAGCACCTTCTGGAGAGACCCCAAAAGTCCTGCCAGAATCCCTCCTGCTGAAGAATTTGCACTGTGATAAGAGCCCTCCCAACGTGGAAGCTGTGAAGGAAGAGTCGCCCCCCAAGAAAGACCCAAAGCCAGCGAAGGACCTGAGGCTCCTGTTCAGTAATGAACCTGAGAAACCAGCAACCAGCAGCTACTTGATGCAGCACCAGGAGTCCATCATTCAGCTGCAGAAGGCAGGCCTGGTGCGTAAGCACACCAAAGAGCTAGAGAGGCTGAAGAGTCTGCCCTTGGACACAGTGGCTGGCTGCAGGGACGGCTCCACTGGCAGAGTAGAAGCCGGCGTCCCCGAGGAGGACCAGGAGCCAACTGCACTACCTGGCCTTGCAGAGAGCGAGGAGAAGCCGGAGGCCGTCCCCGCAGCACTGGAAGGAGCCTCACTGAAgagcctcccttccttcctctgccgCCTGGATCACACCAGTAACTTCTCAAAAGACTTCCTGAAGACCATCTGCTACACCCCTACCTCCTCCTCCATGAGCTCCAACCTTACCCGGAGCTCCAGCAGCGACAGCATCCACAGCGTCCGGGGGAAGCCAGGGCTGGTAAAACAGCGGACACAGGAGATTGAGGCCCGGCTGCGCCTGGCAGGCCTCACGGTCTCATCCCCGCTGAAGCGCTCCCACTCTCTTGCCAAACTTGGAAGTCTCAACTTCTCCACCGAAGACCTGTCCAGCGAGGCCGATGCATCCACCATCGCTGACTCACAGGATGCCAAGGGGAGCGAGTCTTCCTTCTTGCACGAAGCCCAGGCCACTCTGAGGAACCCAGCTGTAACCGCCAAACCATCAGGGAAATCTGCCCCAGAAAACTTGAAAAAGCCTGTGCAGATGAGCAAAAGCTGA